Proteins from a single region of Mustela erminea isolate mMusErm1 chromosome X, mMusErm1.Pri, whole genome shotgun sequence:
- the LOC116582819 gene encoding LOW QUALITY PROTEIN: 40S ribosomal protein S3a-like (The sequence of the model RefSeq protein was modified relative to this genomic sequence to represent the inferred CDS: inserted 1 base in 1 codon), with translation MAVGKNKCLTKGGKKGAKKKVVDPFSKKDWXKAPAMFNVRNIGKTLVTRSQGTKISSDGLKGRIFEMSLADLQNDEVAFRKFKLITKDVQGKNCLTNFHGMHLAGDKMCNMVKKWQTMTEAHIDVKTTDGYLLRLFYIGYTKKSDNQIWKTSYAQDQQVLQIQKKMMEIMTREVQTNDLKKVVNKLIPDSTGKDIEKACQSIYPLHDVFVRKVKMLGKPKFELGKLMELHGEGSSSRKATGDETRAKVERTDGYKPPVQESALNGDI, from the exons ATGGCGGTGGGCAAGAACAAGTGCCTTACGAAAGGTGGCAAAAAGGGAGCCAAGAAGAAAGTGGTTGATCCATTTTCTAAGAAAGATT TGAAAGCGCCAGCTATGTTCAATGTAAGAAATATTGGAAAAACATTAGTTACAAGATCTCAAGGAACCAAGATCTCATCTGATGGCCTCAAGGGTCGCATTTTTGAAATGAGCCTTGCTGATCTGCAGAATGATGAAGTTGCATTTAGAAAATTCAAGTTAATTACTAAGGATGTTCAGGGCAAAAACTGCCTGACTAATTTCCATGGCATGCATCTTGCCGGTGACAAGATGTGCAACATGGTCAAAAAGTGGCAGACCATGACCGAAGCTCACATTGATGTCAAGACTACCGATGGTTATTTGCTTCGTCTGTTCTATATTGGTTATACTAAAAAAAGCGATAATCAGATTTGGAAGACCTCTTATGCTCAGGACCAACAGGTCCTCCAAATTCAGAAAAAGAtgatggagatcatgacccgagaggTTCAGACAAATGACTTGAAAAAAGTGGTCAATAAATTGATTCCAGACAGCACTGGAAAAGATATAGAGAAAGCTTGTCAGTCCATTTATCCACTCCATGATGTCTTcgttagaaaagtaaaaatgctgggg AAGCCCAAGTTTGAATTGGGAAAGCTCATGGAGCTTCATGGTGAAGGTAGTAGTTCTAGAAAAGCTACTGGGGATGAGACCAGGGCTAAAGTTGAACGAACTGATGGATATAAGCCACCAGTCCAAGAATCTGCTTTAAATGGAGACATTTAA